In Aegilops tauschii subsp. strangulata cultivar AL8/78 chromosome 3, Aet v6.0, whole genome shotgun sequence, one genomic interval encodes:
- the LOC141042721 gene encoding uncharacterized protein, with product MVEEASAKRHCDQTSHQSGNLDVVHVPGKKREYTVTLTGVELHGKETLEVVCTSEPDKADEMISRIRRSACGSYPHIMGVDVEFTKDDEPPQMAAVLQINVEGLYLVYHIATATKWPKRLKELLQEEKLLTFAGFSIKNDRDKLKLSGLEINPNKHIVIQCNWRVPYNRKPYDSLADVAASVIHPFYRKMKKKIDREADHKLWGDSPLPNYLIEYAAIDAYATYKSWKIIDNIKRGLEISKEQEADPYYRCHYAG from the exons ATGGTGGAGGAAGCGTCTGCCAAGCGTCATTGTGACCAGACGTCCCACCAGAGCGGCAACCTCGACGTCGTTCACGTTCCCGGTAAGAAGCGCGAGTACACTGTAACCCTCACAGGGGTTGAGCTCCACGGCAAGGAGACGCTGGAGGTCGTCTGCACCAGCGAACCAGACAAGGCCGACGAGATGATCTCTAGGATCAGGAGGAGCGCCTGCGGCTCGTACCCCCACATCATGGGCGTTGATGTGGAGTTTACCAAAGATGATGAACCTCCGCAGATGGCAGCAGTTCTGCAGATCAACGTGGAGGGTCTCTACCTCGTGTACCACATCGCTACGGCCACAAAATG GCCAAAGCGCCTCAAAGAGCTCCTACAGGAGGAGAAGTTGCTCACCTTTGCCGGTTTCAGCATTAAAAATGATAGGGACAAGCTGAAGTTGTCTGGTTTGGAGATAAACCCCAACAAGCACATCGTCATTCAATGCAACTGGAGAGTTCCATACAACAGAAAACCGTACGACTCCTTGGCTGATGTTGCAGCCAGCGTCATCCACCCATTCTACAgaaagatgaagaagaagatcgaTAGGGAGGCAGACCATAAACTGTGGGGGGACAGCCCACTGCCAAATTACCTCATCGAGTACGCAGCAATAGATGCGTACGCCACCTACAAGTCGTGGAAGATAATCGACAACATCAAAAGAGGTCTGGAAATTTCAAAAGAGCAGGAAGCGGACCCCTACTACCGCTGCCACTATGCGGGATGA